One genomic segment of Catalinimonas alkaloidigena includes these proteins:
- the atpD gene encoding F0F1 ATP synthase subunit beta, whose translation MANKGKVVQVIGPVVDISFEGENSKLPNILDALIINRPDGSKLVLETQQHLGEDRVRTISMEGTEGLVRGMEVIDTGEPIKMPTSDEIPGRLFNVVGEAIDGLPQPAFGTGRSIHNTPPRFEDLTTSEEILFTGIKVIDLLEPYSKGGKVGLFGGAGVGKTVLIQELINNIAKAYSGFSVFAGVGERTREGNDLLREFIEADIIKYGHDFKESMEAGGWDLSKVNLEELKSSQATLIFGQMNEPPGARARVALSGLSVAEYFRDGAGSDQGNDILFFIDNIFRFTQAGSEVSALLGRMPSAVGYQPTLATEMGAMQERIASTKRGSITSVQAVYVPADDLTDPAPATTFAHLDAQTVLSRKISELGIYPAVDPLDSTSRILTANIVGEEHYNTAQRVKELLQRYQELQDIIAILGMDELSEEDKEVVHRARRVQRFLSQPFFVATQFTGIPGELVDIKDTIKGFNMIMDGELDHLPEPAFNLKGTIEQVIEAGERMVAEAK comes from the coding sequence TGGCTCTAAGCTGGTACTGGAAACGCAGCAGCATCTGGGCGAAGACAGAGTACGTACAATCTCCATGGAAGGTACCGAAGGATTGGTAAGAGGTATGGAAGTAATAGATACCGGAGAGCCTATCAAAATGCCTACCAGCGATGAAATACCCGGAAGACTTTTTAATGTAGTAGGTGAAGCCATTGACGGCCTTCCCCAACCTGCATTCGGCACAGGCCGCTCTATCCACAACACGCCTCCCCGCTTTGAAGATCTTACTACTTCGGAAGAAATTCTTTTTACCGGAATCAAAGTGATTGACCTTTTGGAGCCTTATTCTAAAGGAGGTAAAGTAGGTCTCTTTGGAGGTGCGGGAGTAGGTAAAACCGTACTGATCCAGGAACTGATCAACAATATCGCTAAAGCGTATTCAGGCTTCTCAGTATTCGCGGGCGTGGGAGAAAGAACCCGTGAAGGAAATGACCTGCTGCGTGAATTTATTGAAGCTGACATTATTAAGTATGGCCACGACTTCAAAGAATCTATGGAAGCCGGCGGTTGGGACCTGAGCAAAGTAAACCTTGAAGAACTTAAAAGCTCTCAGGCAACACTGATCTTCGGTCAGATGAATGAGCCTCCCGGCGCACGTGCCCGCGTGGCGCTTTCCGGATTATCCGTTGCTGAATACTTCCGTGATGGTGCCGGTTCCGATCAGGGAAATGATATTCTTTTCTTTATTGACAATATTTTCCGCTTTACCCAGGCCGGTTCTGAGGTATCAGCCCTTTTGGGACGTATGCCTTCCGCGGTAGGTTACCAGCCTACCCTGGCCACTGAAATGGGAGCGATGCAGGAAAGGATTGCTTCCACCAAGCGTGGTTCCATTACATCTGTACAGGCCGTATATGTACCTGCGGATGACCTTACCGACCCTGCCCCGGCTACTACTTTTGCCCACCTTGATGCGCAAACAGTACTTTCAAGAAAAATATCGGAGCTAGGTATCTATCCTGCAGTGGACCCTCTGGACTCTACCTCTCGTATCCTGACGGCTAATATCGTTGGTGAAGAACATTATAATACTGCGCAACGTGTGAAAGAGCTTCTGCAACGTTATCAGGAGCTACAGGATATCATCGCTATCCTGGGTATGGATGAACTTTCTGAAGAAGATAAAGAGGTTGTACACCGTGCGCGTCGTGTACAGCGTTTCCTTTCTCAGCCATTCTTCGTAGCGACACAGTTTACCGGCATCCCCGGAGAGTTGGTCGATATCAAAGATACCATCAAAGGATTTAACATGATCATGGATGGTGAGCTTGACCACCTGCCTGAGCCTGCTTTTAACCTGAAAGGGACCATTGAGCAGGTGATTGAAGCCGGTGAGAGAATGGTAGCAGAGGCAAAATAA
- the atpC gene encoding ATP synthase F1 subunit epsilon: MHLTIITPDKQIFNGEVEMATFPGSDGSFQVLKDHAPLVSSLGKGDVSYRTKETTSNIYVEGGVVEVLNNNITVLAEKAS, encoded by the coding sequence ATGCATTTGACGATCATTACTCCTGATAAGCAAATTTTTAACGGTGAGGTAGAGATGGCTACATTTCCCGGAAGCGATGGCTCTTTTCAGGTATTGAAAGACCACGCCCCCTTAGTAAGCTCATTGGGAAAAGGGGATGTTAGTTATCGTACAAAGGAGACCACTTCTAATATTTATGTAGAAGGTGGCGTTGTAGAAGTGCTCAACAATAACATTACTGTATTGGCTGAGAAAGCATCCTGA